Within the Piliocolobus tephrosceles isolate RC106 chromosome 15, ASM277652v3, whole genome shotgun sequence genome, the region TACAAGCTACAAAATTGAGTAGGGTTTCTTGTATCATCATGAATATGTCTCAATgtctggggccgggcacggtggctcacacccgtcatcctaacattttgggaggttgaggctggaggatcgcttgagctcaggtgttctagactaacctgggcaatgtggtgaaatctcatctctacaaaaaattaaaaaattagcttagctggacattgtggtgtgcacctatagtcccagctacttgggaggctaagatgggaggactgcttgggtcCAGGAGATCGAGAtgctgccatgagctgtgatcatgctactgtactccagcctgtgtgacacagtgagaccgtctcaaaaaaaaaaaaaaaaaaaaaaaaaaaaaaaaaatctgcacatctccttaaaagagaacattttagaaatttattcttgCTTCATCTggattcctctttctcttctcataGCAAACCCATTAGCAAGTCCTGTCTACCACCAACTACATTTTGAATTTGTTCACTCTACTTCTGCCATTCCAATCTAAGCCCTCATTACCTCTTGCCTAGACTACAGTATCTTCCTAATTGGTTTCCTTCCACTTTCTTGTGGCTTGGATACACTCCACCTAACAgctgtagtttttaaaattgtaaattagaCCTCATTCACCTGCTAAAGGCCCTCAGCCTACACCTGTGCTCCTAACTCCTGCTAGCCTTAGTAGCCTCATCTTCCTTTCCTTCACCCATGTTCTATGACCATTCCCCAACCATACTTTACACACACACCTTTCTGTTACACACACACCTTTCTGTTCCTTGAACCTACCAAGCTTATTGCCATCTTAAGGCATTTGCATTCACTGTTGCCTCTGCCTAGAATAGTTTCTTCCCCAGTTTTTGCATTGTAGGTTTCATTTTAGCAATCATAGCAGGTCTTAAATTTCACCTCAGAGGTATTTTCCATCTAAATTCACTTTCTTAACATAACCCTGTGTAATTTTCTAAATAGCAAAGCAGACAAAATGTAGATTGAAATCTTAGTTGGCCAACTTGCTGCTCACTTAGAGGTATGGATTTCAAAGTATGAAATCGGTTATCATTCAACTTTTAATTCTTCAAGCCTTCACTCTAGAAGGGACAGCCACAAGCAGTATACCATATCCGTTATCTGGGATGATAAGAAGTAAAAATGAACTGAGATCAGGTGGAAGTTACCCACTCCTGAATTAGATAATCAGGACACCAGTGGCAGGAGGGGAATTAACAGAAGAACTAATATGCTTCCTACTTTACAACTTTTTTTCAGCCTTAGAAATATATTGTCCTAGGGTTTTTACATCCACAGAGAATAAGCCTTCAAGTTTGTCTTGGATACCATGCTTTCCTTGTTCagtgtttctgtattttcagCTCACAAATTGAGATTTAATTTAAAGCACCTGCATGCTAAAATCCTAATTTCTGCATTAAAactagtttttattatttgcacGTGTGAGTAAGACATTTAAGAGTGGTAATAGAGTGATGAAGTAGACAATGTGTTACATTGGAACAGTAATAAAATCAGtggataaatgtttttatttaataacatttttaaattacatatttaacaGAAAAGTTGTTAAAGCTAGAAGGACATATTGAAGGAGGATCCTTTTTAAATCCAATTTTAAGGGAATTCACTTTACATGTaaataaagctgaaaattcaggaaaattattttgaagtttttcatCACTAACAATTTCTGGGAAACAAAGTTGATCCTATTTTCCCATAGAGGACCCATATTAAAATGTGAGATTATATTCCTACACTGGGATTCAGCATTCAAATAACTAGTCCAACTTCAATGTCGCAGAACCCCCCCCAAATATATAActatcctaaaaatatataatttaaaatatatagttctATTAAATGGGAATAAACATGGCACGCGTTAATTACAAAAGCTACTTCATGTATTAGAAAGTACCtgtaagaaattaataaattaccAAAACTAAAGCACTTAGGATAATAAACATCATGTTACTTCTATCTTTTAGAATGCTGCTAGGGAAATGgatgacactttttaaaaagtccaaatatttcaactttttttggATACATTTTCCTGAAATAAGCGGAGGCATTCAATCACCTCCATGCTACATGTGtttcttcaaagaaaacattttcaaatgtaagAGCTGACCTAATATATGTCTCCATCTTCTCTTCTCAATTTACTTGAAGCTAAACTTGTAGGGGCTTCACATCAGATGAAAGGTCACTCTGCCTAGCACTTACTGGACTTGCTGTTATTAGAATGCTTTTTCGCTCATGAGAAAACTAGAAGGAGCTACCTGGTCACTGGCACAAACTTACAAAAAGCTTATAAAAACTGCTTTTGTCTGCTAAGTCGGTCAAAAGGAATGAGGATAAACTGATACTGGTTATTTACTGAGCAGAATGCTATTCAGTCTATTTGGAATGCTATCCTTAAAGGTACTTTTTCTCTATAAAGAAATCTAATTTAGATGAAATAAATCACAACTGTTTTCACTCCCTTGGGTTGGTTTCCTTTAGTTAGTTTGATGTATGGTAAATGGCTAGGTTAGGGTCATGTGTTAGGTTAACTAGAGGTTTGTGAAATCTCTTATTAATGagagtatttaaagaaaaaactagtTAAGGGAAGCTGGTTACCAAATATCTAATAGGACTGTTGGATAAAACCATCTAATCCTTCACTCCAACACATCATGATGGAGATGTTACAATAACAATCTGGAATCCAAAAGCCTTCCTAACCAGGTTAATGTAGCACTTAAGAGTACTTGCTCCAGTTCTCTAATCAGTGTTATTTTAGGAGGAGTTACTTTGGATTAATCCTTGATTTGGTGCCTTGGGGAAGACTGGGTGTGGTCTTTGGAACATCCTGTCTATTTAGGCACTGATTATGACTTCcttgcagtctctgcctcccccGGATTAAGGACTCCAGATACCACTGttcctgctgcagctgctgcttccTATTTTCTAAGTAGCTTTGAGTAGCCGTTAGTTTCTGGGCTTGCTCAATTAGCTGCAGTAATTCCTTCTTGAACTGCTGGTTCTCTCTCTTGAGGCCACAGGAGTATTCAAAAATAGACCGCTTTGCTGCCAACTTCAAGGCCTGGGCTTTCTTATTaagctctcttctttttctctttcccagtAGCTTCCTGTCTGGCTCGCTCAGTTGTTTCTCCAGTAATCTTTTCTCCTGGAGGAGCTGGGCCTGTACTTCACGTGTCTTTGCAGCTGTCTCAGCTTggactttctttttctcctcctgtaATGTCTGTATTTGTTTCTCCTGCTTTTCCTTTAATATAGCAATGTCCCTCATTGCCTGCAACTTCCGCTTCAAACTGGAttggatattttccttttgcaaGAGCGCTGTTTTAAGCACTGAAATTTGTTCTGCATATCTGGAGGCTGATTCTTGTCTTCTTCGTTCAATCTCTCCACTTTTTTGTAAATAGCTGTTCCATACCTTCTCAGGTTGCTTTGTGTACTCTTCAGTTTTGTTAGTCAGGTATTCCAGAAAGAACCTGTTTTCAGCCTGGACAAGTAACTTTTCTTGGTATAGCTCCCTGTATTCCTCCAGTAGCTGTTCCCGCTGGATTTGAGCTTGTTTTATATGCTTGTTCAGATCCGTCATTTCCGCCActatcttttctttaaggattGTCTCCACCTTTGTTAGCTTCTCTGGCttgacaaaattatttattagaCTATGATACGGTGGAAGGAGCCTTCTGGGGCCCTCAGCAAACCTGAAAGAACAAATGAGACATTCCTCTCTCAGTTAATGAAACTTTAGGAAGTGCACAACTGTCCTTTATTCATACAAGATAATATTTCTGAGCACCCAGAATGTTCCAGACATTATGCAAGGTGTGGGAAATCCAACTAATGGTAAAGGATGACGGATTTTGCTCATCATTTACAACGTGCGTTCACTACAACCCTGGGAGGTattatctcagttttaaaaagagaaaacaggttCAGAGAGTTTAAGTGAATTGCCCATGACTCATACcactagcaagtggcagagcctggGTATGAAAGCCAGATCTTAATGACTTACTGAACACTGTTAGCAGCCACAAAGGGCCACAGAAACAGACTGGGTGGTTGCGAGTAGAAATACTTTTCTAAGCTCTTTCATCATCTTTCCTGAGTTTCTGAGAGCCCTTCAGTGAGAAGGAAGCTCCCCTCTAGTACCTATTCGCACCTGGAATCCAAGCATTCATCCTGAAGGTCACGGCAACTGCGCAGTTCACTGCGGGTGATTGCCAAGGAATGAACGCTAGCATCAGGAACCTGCGCCTGCAACTCGCGGGAACAATATGCAAGTGCGGAAAGCTCCCGTAGTTTATCCGTTCGGTGCTCAAAGGGTCTCGGTGCTGCCCAGCAACCCTGGAGGCTGCACCCTGCTCCAGTCCCGGCTGGTCCAGCCCTGAACTGTTTAACCGCCTCGGCTACCGAATAAACCCGAGCAGCCGGTCCTCCAGTGGCTCTGCTCCCCGCTCTCTGCGGGCTCGAAATGAGAGGCATGCGCCTCGTTTTCTTGCTGTGTGAGTCCTGCCCTCGGGACCCCATCTTTTCTCGCCTTCCCCCTGGGGACAAAAGCCCTCCCAGGCTGCGGAGATCAGCGCCCTTTTCCTAGCTCCCTTCAGCCTTCCTCTCGCTCAGCGCCCCCACTTCCTCGCCACTGTCACTAATTGGCTCACCAGCCCTGCCCGACACTAAAAAGATGCCCTGGCAACTACCGCGCCACTTCACCCGCTCCTTTCTGACGCTTCCGTTCTGTTTTCGTTCGCTGCCCAGAACATCGCGGAAGTTTCATCTAGCTATGCGGTGTCTCTATGGTCAGGTGGGCGGGGTCAGGAGGAAGATGGCGGCGCCCGCAGCGGTAGCTGAGCCCCAGGCTTCTGGGGGTCCGCGGCACCCAGTGTGTCTGTTGGTGTTGGGAATGGCAGGATCCGGGAAAACCACCTTTGTACAGGTGACGTACACAGCGTGGGTGTAGTAGGGGAGCGCAAAAGGTTGCCTCCGGTAGGCGGAAGgccagggagaaagggagggaggtcTTCGAGGATTTGGAGGGTATCGGCGCACGGGTTTCGGTGGTTTCCCATCAACTTTAGTCCCTTCCCCGGCAAAGCGTCCTCGGGCCCTAGCCAGGTTAATTAAGGCTCTCTTCTGCGCACCTTCAGTGCATACTCGGTCCAGCTTACCACGTTGTACAGGAATTGTCTTGCTGATAAAATTGCCAGTTTCTCGAAGGCAGGGGCTTACAAGTAACTTTAAAGATTAATACAGTGCTAGCACACAGGTTTTGGTGAAGATTTGCCAAAGAATTATTTCTTGCACGCCTGTCATGTACCATTCACTGGGGATATAGCGAAAATTAGGTTGACAAGATTCATTCATGGGGCTAAATATTTA harbors:
- the CCDC121 gene encoding coiled-coil domain-containing protein 121 isoform X1, with the protein product MGSRGQDSHSKKTRRMPLISSPQRAGSRATGGPAARVYSVAEAVKQFRAGPAGTGAGCSLQGCWAAPRPFEHRTDKLRELSALAYCSRELQAQVPDASVHSLAITRSELRSCRDLQDECLDSRFAEGPRRLLPPYHSLINNFVKPEKLTKVETILKEKIVAEMTDLNKHIKQAQIQREQLLEEYRELYQEKLLVQAENRFFLEYLTNKTEEYTKQPEKVWNSYLQKSGEIERRRQESASRYAEQISVLKTALLQKENIQSSLKRKLQAMRDIAILKEKQEKQIQTLQEEKKKVQAETAAKTREVQAQLLQEKRLLEKQLSEPDRKLLGKRKRRELNKKAQALKLAAKRSIFEYSCGLKRENQQFKKELLQLIEQAQKLTATQSYLENRKQQLQQEQWYLESLIRGRQRLQGSHNQCLNRQDVPKTTPSLPQGTKSRINPK
- the CCDC121 gene encoding coiled-coil domain-containing protein 121 isoform X2, producing MTDLNKHIKQAQIQREQLLEEYRELYQEKLLVQAENRFFLEYLTNKTEEYTKQPEKVWNSYLQKSGEIERRRQESASRYAEQISVLKTALLQKENIQSSLKRKLQAMRDIAILKEKQEKQIQTLQEEKKKVQAETAAKTREVQAQLLQEKRLLEKQLSEPDRKLLGKRKRRELNKKAQALKLAAKRSIFEYSCGLKRENQQFKKELLQLIEQAQKLTATQSYLENRKQQLQQEQWYLESLIRGRQRLQGSHNQCLNRQDVPKTTPSLPQGTKSRINPK